Below is a genomic region from Flavobacterium ginsengisoli.
CAGGAAAAGAAGAAATGCGTGCGAGAGATTTATTCTTCGCAATGTGGACTTCAGATTTGTTCATGAAACGTGTTCAGGAAGATTCAACATGGACTTTAATGTGTCCTAACGAATGTCCAGGATTATATGATGTTTATGGAGATGAATTCGAAGCATTGTATACGGATTACGAATTTAGAGGAAAAGGAAGAAAAACAATCCGTGCTCGTGAATTATGGGAGAAAATCCTGGAATCACAAATTGAGACTGGAACACCATATATGTTGTACAAAGATGCGACAAACCGTAAATCGAATCACAAGAATTTAGGAACAATTCGTTCTTCAAACTTGTGTACAGAGATTATGGAGTTTACTTCTAAAGATGAAATCGCAGTTTGTAACTTGGCATCAATCTCATTGCCAATGTTTATTGATAACGGAGAATTTGATCACCAAGCACTTTACAATGTTACAAAACGTGTAACTCGTAACTTGAATAAAGTAATCGACAGAAACTACTATCCAGTAAAAGAAGCTGAAAATTCTAACATGCGTCACCGTCCAGTTGGTTTAGGTGTGCAAGGTTTGGCTGATGCTTTTATTATGTTGCGTATGCCGTTTACAAGTGATGAAGCTAAAAAACTGAACCAAGAGATTTTCGAAACTTTATACTTTGCTGCTGTAACCGCTTCTATGGAAATGGCAAAAGAAGAAGGTCCATATTCAACTTTCGAAGGTTCGCCAATGTCACAAGGAGAATTCCAACACAATATGTGGGGAATGAAAGATGAAGAATTGTCAGGCCGTTGGGACTGGGCTTCATTAAGAAAAGAAGTTGTAGAGCACGGAGTTCGTAACTCATTGTTAGTTGCGCCAATGCCAACTGCATCGACTTCTCAAATCTTAGGAAACAACGAAGCTTTCGAACCATATACGTCAAACATTTACACACGTCGTGTATTGTCTGGAGAGTTCATCGTAGTGAACAAACATTTACTAGAAGATTTAGTAAAACTAGGTTTATGGAACGAAGATTTGAAACAAGAAATTATGCGTCATAACGGATCTGTTCAAAACATTGATAAGATTCCACAAGACTTAAAAGATCTTTACAAAACAGTTTGGGAAATGTCGATGAAAGATATTATCGACATGTCTCGTCAAAGAGGATATTTCATTGACCAGTCTCAATCGTTGAACTTGTTCATGCAAGATGCTAACTATTCTAAACTGACGTCAATGCACTTCTACGCTTGGCAATCTGGTTTAAAAACAGGAATGTATTACTTAAGAACAAAAGCGGCTGTAGATGCGATTAAATTCACATTAAACAACGATAAAAAAGAAGAGACAGCACCATCTTTAGTTCAGGAAACTGAGGCAATCAGCGTTGAGGATTACAAAGCGATGCTTTTAAAAGCACAAGCCGCAGATCCTGAAGATTGTGAAATGTGTGGGTCTTAATTTTAGATTTTTAATTTTTAATTTGATATACGAAAAGCAGTTATTGTAATGATAGTCGCTTTTTTTATAGCCACGAATTCACGAATTTTATTTGGAAAATCTGTGAAATTATATTTTATAATCATAATGATTTGAGTCAATTTGTGAATTCGTAGCAAAAAAAACTTAGACTCTCAGCATCTTAGAACCTCAGAACCTCATTTTAATATTCTCATTTTAAGCCGATTTTTTTATATTATCATACAAAACCTGCTAAATTTGTTAAGAAATCCCTTTTTGTTTCATAAAATGCAATCTTTTTTTGGTGCACTAAAAATAATTTATACATTCGCAGAGAATTTAAAACAAAACACAAACAAAATGGCAAGTAACCGTTTTTATTTTAGCAACTCTTTTTATTTCTTCTTTAGTAGAAGTGAGGATTGTGCTATGGTTATTTGAGAAAAATTTTAAGACAAATAAAACTAATATACAATCCTGATGCAAATCAGGATTTTTTTTTGACTATATGACAACGAAAATTGCAATACAAGGTATTAAAGGATCATTTCATCATCAGGTTGTAAAAGAGTATTTCTCTGAAAATGTGGATATTGATGAATGTTTGTCTTTTGAAGAATTGATCGACAGCCTTATTGCCGGAAAATCGGATCAAGCTGTAATGGCGATCGAAAATTCAATTGCAGGGCCGATTATCCCAAATTATGCATTGATTGACAAGAATAATTTACACATAATTGGAGAGCATTATTTAAACATTCAGCAGAATTTAATGGCTTTAAAAGGTCAGAAAATTGAAGACATAAGAGAAGTTCATTCGCACCCAATGGCACTTTTGCAGTGTATGGATTTCTTGAAACAATATCCAAATATCAAATTGGTTGAGGATAAAGATACAGCTGAAACAGCAAGAAGAATTCAAGAAAAACAATTGACTGGAATTGCGGCAATTGCAAGTGTAACCGCTTCTGAAATGTACGATCTGGATATTATTGCATCATCAATTCAAACGATCAAAAATAATATGACTCGTTTCGTAATTATTAAAAAGCAAAATTCATTTTTGCCAGAAAGCGAAATCAATAGAGCATCTGTAAAATTTGAATTAGATCATAAAAGAGGAAGTTTAGTCGCGGTTTTGAATGTAATGAGTGACTGCAAACTGAATTTGACAAAAATCCAGTCGCTTCCAAAAATAGAAACACCTTGGAAATATTCATTCTTCGTAGACGTAACATTCGAGAAATACGAAGATTTCGCAAAAGCCAAAGCGTTATTAAACATAATGGCAGAATATTTCAAAGTGTTGGGAGAATATAAAAACACAAAACCTTTGACTGAGTCATAAAGTTGAAAAGTCGAAAGTCATAAAGTCAAAAATAGAAAAGCATATAGCGTAAAGCTTAAAGCATATAGCAAAATTTAAAAACAATGATTACAACAGCAAAACGATTAGACACAGTTGAAGAATACTACTTCTCATCAAAACTAAGAGAAGTTCGTCAGTTGATGTCTGAAGGAAAATCGATCATCAATATGGGAATTGGAAGCCCTGATTTGAGTCCGTCAAAAGCAGTAATTGAAGCAGTCGCTGCAGCAATTCAAGACGAAAACGGGCATGGATATCAAAGCTATCAGGGATTACCAGAAATGAGGCAGGCGATGGCAGATTTTTATCGTGATCAGTTTGGTGTTGAAGTGAATCCGAATAATGAGATTTTACCTCTTATGGGTTCGAAAGAAGGAATTATGCACATTTCGTTAGCATTTTTAAATGAAGGCGATCACGTTTTAATTCCGAATCCAGGTTACCCGACTTATACTTCGGTAACCAATTTGGTTCAGGCAGTTCCGGTTTATTATGATTTGAAAGAAGAAAACGGATGGGAACCGGATTTTGAAGCTCTTGAGAAGTTAGATCTTTCGAAAGTAAAAATTATGTGGCTGGGTTATCCACACATGCCGACAGGAGCGAGAGGAAGTTTGGCGTTATTTGAAAAATTGGTTGCCTTTGCTAAAAAACACAATATATTATTGATCAACGACAATCCGTATAGTTTTGTTTTGAATGATAATCCGATGAGTTTGTTGCAAGTTGAAGGAGCGAAAGATGTGGCTTTAGAATTGAATTCGCTAAGTAAAACATTCAACATGGCTGGCTGGAGAGTCGGAATGGTTTTAGGAAATCCTGAAATTATCGATGCAGTCCTAAAAGTAAAAAGCAACATGGACAGCGGAATGTACTACGGAATTCAAAAAGGCGCAATCGCAGCGTTAAAATGTGATAAGTCTTGGTTTGAAGACCAAAATAAAATTTACAGACGCCGAAGAGAATTGACGGAAAAACTTGCAGAAAAATTAAACTGCAAAGTATATAAAGAAGGAGTTGGTCTTTTTGTTTGGGCAAAATTGCCAGAAGGAATTGAATCAGCAGAAAAGTTCATTGACGAAATATTATATGAGAAGCATATTTTCATTACACCAGGAACCATTTTTGGAAGTAACGGTGAAGGATATATTAGATTCTCATTATGTGTAAAAGAAGAAAAAGTACAAGAAGCGATTGATAGATTTTAGAAGCAAGAGTAAAGACTTTTTTAAACTTGGAATTTAAAAAGATATGAAAGTATACGTAATAGGAATAGGGTTAATAGGCGGTTCGATGGTGTTAGACATCAAAGGGCGTTATCCTGATGCGACTATTTTAGGAATCGATAATAACGAAAAACATTTGCAGGAAGCAATTGATCTTGGAGTTATTGACGAAGCAGGAAACTTTGAAGATTTACAAAAAGCAGATTTTGTAATTGTTTCGGTTCCTGTAGATGTAGCGCTAACGGTTTTACCTAAAGTTTTGGATGCTGTAGGAGAAAAAACGATTGTTTTTGAAGTAGGATCTACTAAAAAACCAATTTGTGAAGCAGTGGCCAATCACCCGAAAAGAAGAAATTTTATTGCAACGCACCCAATTGCCGGAACAGAGTTTTCGGGACCATCGGCAGCAATAAGAGGTTTGTTTCAAGGAAAGACAAATATTATCTGTGAAGTCGAAAAGACAGCTTTTAAATTACAGGAAAAAGCATTAAATCTTTTTACTTCAATTGGAATGAGAATTCGATATATGGATCCCGTTTCGCACGATAAACACATTGCTTATGTTTCGCATTTATCGCACATTAGTTCGTTTATGCTTGGAAAAACAGTAATGAACAAAGAAAAAGACGAACAGGATATTTTTGATATGGCGGGAAGTGGATTTGAAAGTACGGTTCGTTTAGCAAAAAGTTCGCCGGCAATGTGGACACCGATTTTTAAGCAAAACAAAGAACACGTTCTGGAAACTTTAGAAGCTTACATTGCAAATCTCAGTCGGTTTAGAGATTTGTTGAAAGATGAAAATTACAATGCCATTTTTGAAGAAATGGAAAGCACAAATAAAATAAAAGAAATACTAAACGGATTAACAACAACTAAAAAGTAAATTAGAATTAAGATGGAAAATAAAAAAGAAATGAGAAAGTGGTTAGAAGATTTCAATTTAAATCACCCACTTGTGATAGCTGGACCTTGTAGTGCAGAAACTGAAGATCAAGTTTTGAAAATCGCTCACGAATTGAAAGATTCAAAAGTAAGCGTATTCAGAGCTGGAATCTGGAAACCAAGAACTCGTCCAGGAGGATTTGAGGGTATTGGAGAAATTGGATTAAAATGGTTGCAAAAAGCAAAAGCTGAAACTGGTTTATTAATGGGAACTGAAGTAGCAACTGCAGCTCACTGTAAATTAGCTTTAGAATACGATATCGACGTTTTATGGGTTGGAGCACGTACAACTGCAAACCCTTTCGCAGTTCAAGAAATTGCTGATACACTAAAAGGAACAGATAAAATTGTTTTGGTTAAAAATCCTGTAAACCCAGATTTAGCTTTATGGTTAGGTGGTGTTGAGCGTTTACACATGGCAGGTATCGAGAAATTAGGTGTTATTCACAGAGGTTTCTCTACTTACGAAAAAACAAAATACAGAAACATTCCAGAGTGGCAAATTGCTATCGAATTGCAAAATAAATTCCCTGATTTACCATTAATCATCGATCCATCTCACATTACTGGAGATCGTAAAATGATTTTCGAAGTAACTCAAGAAGCTTTAGACTTGAACTACGATGGTATGATTATCGAAACACACATCGATCCAGATAATGCTTGGTCTGATGCAGCTCAGCAAGTTACTCCAGATGCTTTGAAACAAATCATTAAAGATTTGACTATCAGAAAAACGGATGATACTACAGACGAGTACAGCCAAAAAATGAAAAAATTAAGAGCAAACATCGACGTTTTAGATGCTAACTTATTAGAATTGTTAGGAAAACGTATGAAAGTGGCTGACGAAATTGGTCAAGTGAAAAAAGATGCAAACGTTGCGATCCTTCAAAATAACCGTTGGAACGAAATCTTAGGAAAAATGATTCTAGAAGGTGAGAAAAAAGGTCTTACTGAGGAATTCGTTTTAAGAATGTTTAAAGCAATTCACCAAGAAAGTATTGGTCACCAAGAGAAAATTTTCAACGCATAATTTTTTCTAAAACACATAAGTGGTATAAGATAATTTAAGATTGAAAAATTTTTGTTATTGAGTTTAATTATATCACATATTTAAAATTAGATTGTTTTTTAAAATCCCTATTGCTTTGAAAAAAGTGATGGGGATTTTTGTTATAAAAAAGCTTGTGTTTATATTCACTTATATAACTTATATGGTTTAAATTATTCATTTATCTTTGCAAAGAATTTAGTTTTAATCTAAAGTCCGCAATCTAAAATTAAAGAATGACAGGAACCGTTTATAAATCTACAGGAAGTTGGTATACCGTAAAATCTAAAAATGGAGATTTTGTCGAATGCCGCATGAAAGGGAAATTCAGAATAAAAGGTATTAAAAGTACCAATCCTATTGCTGTAGGTGATATAGTCGATTATGAATTAGAGGAAACATCTGATGCCGTAACCGGAATGATTCATAATATTCACGAAAGAAAAAATTATATCGTTCGTAAATCGGTTAACTTATCTAAGCAGATTCATATTATTGCTTCAAACATCGATCAGGTTTTTTTATTGATTACAATCGATAATCCGCCAACAACTACAAGTTTTATTGATCGTTTTTTAGTTACAGCTGAAGCATATGGAATTGAAGCTATACTTGTTTTTAATAAAATTGATACTTTAACAGAACAGACTTTAGACGATCAGCTTTATTTGCGAGCATATTTATTCTGAAATTGGATATAAATGTCTTCGTATTTCTTCGACAGAAAATAAAGGCGTTGATAAGCTAAAAGAAATGATGATCGGTAAAGTTAGCATGTTTTCTGGACACTCAGGCGTTGGAAAGTCAACTTTAGTAAATGCACTTGAACCAAGTCTTCATTTAAAAACTTCGGTCATTTCAGAACAAAGCAAACAAGGACAGCATACAACTACTTTTGCCGAAATGTATGATTTATCTTTTGATGCCCGAATTATCGATACTCCAGGAATTAAAGGTTTCGGAATCGTCGATATGGAACCATCAGAAATTAGCGGTTATTTTCCAGAATTTTTCAGACTTAAGGATCAGTGTAAGTTTAACAACTGTTTGCATAAAGAAGAACCACATTGTGCCATAAAAGCGACTTTAGAAAAAGACGAAATTGCGTGGTCTCGCTACAATAGTTATTTGAAAATTCTTGAAGGCGACGAAGAGCACTATCGAACTGATACTTATGGGGAAGATCGTGCTGCGAGTGATGAAACAAGAAAGTAAATAAATTCCAAAACAGAATACGGAAATGATTTTATTGTAGAGATGCACTGCAGTGCATCTAATACGTTGATATTAAAATCTTTTTAATCCGTGTAATCTGTGGCTAAAAATAATAGTAAAGAATGAGAGTAGTTGTTCAAAGAGTTTCTCAGGCATCTGTAACAGTTGATAGTCAAAAAACAGCAGATATTAAAAAGGGTTTATTGGTTTTAGTCGGAATAGAAGATGCCGACACGCAAGAAGACATTGATTGGCTTGCGGGTAAAATCATTAAAATGAGAATTTTTGGAGACGAAAACGATGTTATGAACTGCTCAGTTCAGGATATTGACGGCGATATTATTGTTGTTAGCCAGTTTACGCTTCACGCATCAACAAAAAAAGGAAACCGTCCATCGTATATAAAAGCTTCAAAACCAGATTTTGCAATTCCTACCTACGAGAAGTTTGTTCAAACAATAGAAAAAGAGTTTGGCAAGAAAGTGCAAACAGGGATTTTTGGTGCAGATATGAAAGTAAATCTTCTAAACGACGGACCTGTTACCATTGTAATGGATAGCAAAAACAGGGAGTAAAAATATTATTAAACATTTGTTAAGGATTTCTGAAAATAATATATATTTGACGAAAATCCTTACTAATGAAAATCCTTTTTCCGCATTATTTTTACTCTTAATAAACCTTACTTCATTCGCTCAAAAGAGCACTTATCCTATTCTTTCTATTCCAGATAGTTTAAAACAGAATGCAAATGCAGTTCTTCGTTTAGACCAAATGGATATTGTTATTGCTTCACAAAGAAGTATGAATATCAAGATCCAAAGAGTTGTTTCTGTTTTAAATGAAAAAGGATTAAGAGACATCAATGCCTACAATCATTATGATAAAACAACTTCGGTAAAAAATATTGAAGCTGTCGTTTATGATGCATTAGGGAATGAGATAAAAAAAATCAAAAGAAAAGACTTTAAAGATCAAAGCGCGGTAGGAGGAAGTACTCTTTTTTCAGATAGCAGAGTGCTTTATTTAGATTATACTCCTATTTCGTATCCTTTTACGGTTGCTTTTACGTGCGAAGTCGAAACTTCAAATACTGCATTTATACCAAAATGGTATTTTGTTGGTGGTTATAATGTAAGTATAGAAAAATGCTTGCTGAATGTTACTTTTCCAAAAGGATTGGGCTTTAAGAAAAAGGAGTTCCGATTTGATGACTTCAATATAAAAAAGACAGCAGACACAGAAACCAATTTAAGTTACTTAGCGACAAATATTGTAGCTCAAAAACAAGAAGATCTTAGTCCTTCCCCTTCAGATCTTTTTCCTAAAGTTATGATGGGGTTAGAAAATTTCCACTTAGAGGGAGTTGACGGAAATGCAACTACTTGGGAAGCATTTGGTAAATGGTATGGCGACAAAATCTTAAGCGGTACAACTGTTTTAACAGAAGAGACAAAAACAAAAATCAAAGCTTTGGTTGGCGATGAAAAAGACCCAGTTAAGAAGGCCAAAATAATTTACGATTACATGCAGAAAAAATCACGATATGTAAATATTGCGATTGGAATTGGCGGCTGGAAACCGATGTTGGCCAACGACGTTGATCGCTTAGGATATGGAGATTGTAAAGCATTATCAAATTATACAAAGGCACTTTTGCAGGTTGTAGACGTTCCATCGTACAACACGATTTTATATGGTGACCGTTACAAAGAAGATATTCAAACTGATTTTGTGTCGATGCAAGGAAATCATATGATTCTGGCAATTCCTAATAAAGATAGTTACATCTGGTTAGAATGTACTAGTCAAGATGATCCTTTTGGATATCAAGGAACTTTTACAGATGATCGTAATGTTTTGGTTGTAAAACCAGAAGGCGGTGAGATTGTAAGAACTAAAATCTATGATGATAAAGGAAATATACAAGATGGAAAAGGGGTTTACACAATCGATCAGACGGGTAATTTTTCTGGTGTTTTAAAAATTGCATCGCAAGGAAGTGTATATGCTTCTAAATCTCGAGTAGAAACGATGCCACCAAATGAAAAAGAAGAACACTATAAAGATTACTGGGATAATATTAACAATTTGAAATTAGGTAAAATCACTTTTACAAATGATAAAGAAAATATTCGTTTTACTGAAGATGTTCAATTAAGCGCAGCAAATTATGGTACGCTTTCGGGCAATAAAATGATGTTTGTAGTTGATGCTTTTAATCAATATACAGGAAGTGTAAAACGAATTAGAAACCGTAAAAATCCATTTCAAATTCAGCGTGGTTATTTAGATACAGATGAAATTGAAATCAATCTTCCAGAAGGTTTTAGCATCGAATTTCTACCTTCAAATTATGAGTTAAAAGGAAAATTTGGAGAATATAAAACCGAAATCATTAAGAAAGACAATAGCAAGCTAACCTACAAAAGATCTATGTTGTTAAACAAAGGAAAATATTCTAACAAAGAATATGATGAGTACCGCTTGTTTATGGAACAAATTTCTAGAAACGATAATGCCAAAATAATATTGACCAAAAACTAACAATTATAACCCAAAACCAACCAAAAATTACCAATGAAAATCATTAAACTATTTACGTTATCTGCGATTTTATTATTTTCTCCCAAAATAATTTCGCAGGAATTCAAGCTAGGAAAAGTAACTGTTGCCGAACTTGAACAAAAGGTGCATCCGAAAGATTCTTCGGCAGTTGCGGCCATACTTTTTGAGAAAGGACAAAATGTTTTCGACTACGATCAAGACAATGGTTTTACAATGCAGTTGGAGGTAACAGCTAAAATTAAAATCTATAAAAAAGAAGGCTACGATTGGGCCACAAAAAAAATAAGATATTATATAGCAGGAAACGGATCTAAAGAGAAAGTTCTTATTTCTGACGCGACAACATATAATTTAGTTAACGGAAAAATTGAGAAAACTAAATTAAAAGGTGAAGCGGAATTTGATGAAGCAATCAATAAATATTGGGCTCAGAAGGTTTTTACTATGCCAAATGTTAAAGAAGGTTCTATTGTTGAATTTAAATATATAATAAAAAATAACAGTATTGGAAGTCCAAGAGATTGGAATTTTCAGAGCACAATTCCTGTAAATTATTCGGAGTTTAAAATGTATGTTCCAGAATATTTTGTTTATAATAGAAATTTTAAAGGATATGTAAGTCCGAAAATTATTGAAGAAAAAAACAATAGATCAATCCAATATACATACAGAGAAGGCCGAAATGGAGTTGTGAGCGGAAGTGCTTCACAAGAAAAATTGGATTTTATAGAAACAAGAACTGCTTATATTGCAGAAAACTTGCCAGCGTTAAAAGATGAAAATTATGTCAATAATATTGATAATTATACTGTAAGTCTAAGTCAAGAATTATCAATGACAAAATATCCTAATTCACCATTTAAGACCTTTTCTACAGATTGGAATTCGGTGGTAAAAACAATCTATGATTATGACGATTTTGGACCTGAATTAAATAAAACAGGATATTTTGAAGAAGATTTGAAAAAACTGCTCGTAGACTCGAAAACGCAAGAAGAGAAAATATGGACTATTTTTAATCATGTAAAATCGAACGTTAAATGGAATAACTATTTTGGTTATGGATGTGACAACGGAGTTAAAAAAGCGTACAAAGAAAAAACAGGAAATATTGCTGATATCAATTTGATGCTGACAGCAATGTTACGCTACTCGGGTTTAACTGCAAATCCGGTTTTAGTTAGTACGCGTTCAAACGGAATTGCTTTGTTTCCAAACAGAACGGCATTCAATTACGTAATTGCGGCAGTAGAAACTCCTAATGGATATATTTTATTAGATGCATCAGAAAAATTTTCTACACCAAATATTTTGCCTCTTAGAGTTCTAAACTGGTCAGGAAGATTAATACGAAAAGATGGAACATCTGAAGAGATTAATTTAATGCCGGAAAAAACATCTTCTGATAATGTTTTTATGACTTACAATATTGAAGCCGATGGGAAAGTAACAGGAAAAACCAGAAGACAGTCTGTAGATTATAATGCCATGATTACAAGAAGCAAAATAAGCAATCTTAAAGAAGAAGAATATTTAGAAAAACTTGAAAATGGAAATAATAAAATAGAAATAAGTGAATATTCTAAAACTAATGAGAATGATATATTGCTTCCTATGGTTGAAACTTATTCATTTACTGGAAATAATTTATGTGAGCTTATTGGAGAGAAAATTTATGTAAGTCCGATGTTGTTTTTTACCAACGATAAAAATCCTTTTAAGCAGGAGTTAAGAGAGTATCCGGTAGATTTTAGCTATCCTTTTGCAGATAAATATAATATTACAATTAAAATTCCAGATGGTTTTGCGGTTGAAACATTGCCAGCCCCAGCCGCTGTATCGATGGAGAACAATCTGGGAGCTTTTAAATTTAATATATTGGCTAATGGAAATACCTTACAGCTGTCTATTTTACATCAGATAAATGAAGCAATTGTATCTGCTGAAAAATACGAAATGTTGAAGGAATATTATAAAACAATGATTGCAAAAGAAACAGAAAAAATCGTTTTAAAACGTATTTAAAATGAGAACTTTCTTAATTTCTATTCTTCTATTTTGCGCATTTCTGAAAATGAATGCGCAAAACGCTTCTTTAGGAAATGTTACAATAGCGCAGTTAGAAGAAAAAAGGCATCCTAAAGATTCTGCCGCTGTTCTTGCTATTTTGTATAGTAATATTGCTATTGATCTTAATGCAAATGGAAACTCCCAAAAGACCACCACAAAGAAAGTTAAGATCTATAAAAGTGAAGGATATAATTTGTCAAACGTCCTGATTTATTTTGCGACCGGAAAACTTAGTTACGTAAATATAGTAAGCGCTTATACCTACAATTTGGTAGACGGAAAAATTGTAAAGACAAAACTGAAACCTGAAAACGAGTTTATCGAAAAAACGAACAGCAGTTATTGGATCAAAAAAATAGCTTTTCCAGAAGTTAAAGAAGGTTCTATTATAGAGTATCAATTTACAGAAGAAGGAGGATTTTCAAGTCTTTATCATTGGAATATTCAGGAAAATATTCCAGTTAATTATTCTGAATTAAAAACAACTCTTCCAGATGCTTTTGAGTTTAAAAGAAATCTGAAAGGTTTTTTCCTCCTAAAATAACTTCAAAAATAGCGAACACTTACCATTATATTGCAACAGAAACCACTTATGTTTTTCAGAATCTTCCAGCAATGCGCGAGGAAGCTTTTGTAAATAATATGGACAATTATAGAACTGGAATTTCTTTAGAGTTAGAAAGAATTGCTGTTCCTGGACAGTTTTATAAAACATTTTCATCAGACTGGACAAGTGTTGCCAAAACAATTTATGATTTTGATTCTTTTGGAGTAGAACTGAACAAATCTGGCTATTTTGAAGATGACCTGAAAGTTGTATTAGAGGGAAAAGTTAAACCTGATGCAAAAATTACATCAATTTTAGAATATGTAAAATCAAATGTAAAATGGAATCAGCATAATGGATATTCTTGCGAAAAAGGAGTTCGAAAAGCCTACAAAGAAAAAACAGGAAATAGTGCAGATATTAATTTGATGCTTACAGCAATGCTTCGAGTCTGCTAAACTTACTGCGAATCCTGTTTTAATTAGTACACGCTCTAATGGGATTGCTTATTTTCCAAATTTAAATGCTTTCAATTATGTGATTGCCGCAGTTGAAACTGGAGACGAAATGATACTACTCGATGCAACCGATCCATATTCAACTCCAAACGTTCTTCCTTTAAGAGATTTAAATTGGATAGGAAGATTGATTCGTAAAGACGGAACGTCAGAAAGTATTGATTTAGCACCTAAAAAATTTGTCGCAGATAATATTGCAGTCGATTATACAATTGAAGCGGGAGGAAGAATAAACGGAAAAGTAAGATGTCAGTACACAGAGCACAAAGCAATGAACTGCAGAAATAGTTTTGAAAATCTTAAAGAAGACGCTTATCTAGACAATCTTGAAAATAAATATGATAAAATTGAAATAAGCGATTACAGCCGTACAAATGAAAAAGATGTTTTGCTGCCTGCTGTAGAAAGCTTTTCGTTTACAAGCACCAATTTGTGCGAGGTAATTGGAGATAAAATATACGTTAAGCCAATGCTTTTTTTGCTAGTACAAAAAATCCGTTTAAGCAAGAAACAAGAGAATATCCCGTAGATTTTGGATTTCCTTTTTTAGAAAAGTACAATATTAGTATTCGAATCCCAGAAGGATATACCCTAGAAACAGTTCCTCTTGCAGGCGTATTGGTTATGGAGGAAGATCTTGGAGTTTTTAGATACAATATTGCAGTCAACGATAATGTACTGCAATTATTAGTGT
It encodes:
- a CDS encoding DUF3857 domain-containing protein, with amino-acid sequence MKIIKLFTLSAILLFSPKIISQEFKLGKVTVAELEQKVHPKDSSAVAAILFEKGQNVFDYDQDNGFTMQLEVTAKIKIYKKEGYDWATKKIRYYIAGNGSKEKVLISDATTYNLVNGKIEKTKLKGEAEFDEAINKYWAQKVFTMPNVKEGSIVEFKYIIKNNSIGSPRDWNFQSTIPVNYSEFKMYVPEYFVYNRNFKGYVSPKIIEEKNNRSIQYTYREGRNGVVSGSASQEKLDFIETRTAYIAENLPALKDENYVNNIDNYTVSLSQELSMTKYPNSPFKTFSTDWNSVVKTIYDYDDFGPELNKTGYFEEDLKKLLVDSKTQEEKIWTIFNHVKSNVKWNNYFGYGCDNGVKKAYKEKTGNIADINLMLTAMLRYSGLTANPVLVSTRSNGIALFPNRTAFNYVIAAVETPNGYILLDASEKFSTPNILPLRVLNWSGRLIRKDGTSEEINLMPEKTSSDNVFMTYNIEADGKVTGKTRRQSVDYNAMITRSKISNLKEEEYLEKLENGNNKIEISEYSKTNENDILLPMVETYSFTGNNLCELIGEKIYVSPMLFFTNDKNPFKQELREYPVDFSYPFADKYNITIKIPDGFAVETLPAPAAVSMENNLGAFKFNILANGNTLQLSILHQINEAIVSAEKYEMLKEYYKTMIAKETEKIVLKRI
- a CDS encoding DUF3857 domain-containing protein; the encoded protein is MNAQNASLGNVTIAQLEEKRHPKDSAAVLAILYSNIAIDLNANGNSQKTTTKKVKIYKSEGYNLSNVLIYFATGKLSYVNIVSAYTYNLVDGKIVKTKLKPENEFIEKTNSSYWIKKIAFPEVKEGSIIEYQFTEEGGFSSLYHWNIQENIPVNYSELKTTLPDAFEFKRNLKGFFLLK